One window from the genome of Nicotiana sylvestris chromosome 9, ASM39365v2, whole genome shotgun sequence encodes:
- the LOC138878770 gene encoding uncharacterized protein, with translation MKLALMGKSRLGFVDGTCVQSSYRGELVAQWKKYDAIIVSWIGSTVSNELMLSIVFAPSARKLSDLWSELDVLVPLPSCDCEESRPSIEHLRNQRLLTFLMGLNESYNNVRSNVLLKRPVVTVNKAYAIMAQEESQQTLGVVDTNGDPLTMLAGKGQALKPKKFGLICEHCGYKGHLKENYYKIVGYPADFKRKKKPQPGGNRSFANAARTEETGGTNTQPQGHFLTEE, from the exons ATGAAACTAGCACTTATGGGGAAAAGCAGACTTGGATTTGTAGATGGAACATGTGTTCAAAGTTCGTATAGAGGAGAATTAGTAGCACAATGGAAAAAATATGATGCGATTATAGTGTCGTGGATTGGAAGCACAGTCTCTAATGAATTGATGCTAAGCATAGTTTTTGCACCTAGTGCTAGGAAA TTGTCAGATCTATGGAGTGAATTAGATGTATTGGTACCTCTGCCTTCATGTGATTGTGAAGAATCAAGGCCTTCAATAGAACATCTGAGAAATCAGAGACTTTTGACATTTCTCATGGGCCTAAATGAGAGCTACAACAATGTAAGAAGCAATGTGCTTCTCAAAAGACCAGTTGTGACTGTAAATAAAGCTTATGCCATAATGGCACAGGAGGAGAGTCAACAAACACTAGGTGTAGTTGACACAAATGGAGATCCATTAACTATGCTTGCAGGAAAGGGACAGGCTTTAAAGCCTAAAaaatttggactgatttgtgaaCATTGTGGCTACAAGGGACATTTGAAGGAGAACTATTACAAAATTGTTGGCTATCCAGCTGactttaaaagaaaaaagaaacctCAGCCAGGAGGAAATAGATCTTTTGCCAATGCTGCAAGAACTGAAGAAACAGGAGGGACAAACACTCAGCCACAAGGACATTTCCTCACTGAGGAATAG